In the Gloeocapsa sp. DLM2.Bin57 genome, ACAAAGCTATCACCAGAACAAGAACTATATTTGATTTGATAAGTGATTATTTTAGTTTGTCCTGGTTTTAACCAAGCAGAATTAAATCATAGTTTTATCAACGCTTTTCCCAATCAAGATGAGCACTGGTTGTTATATCCTAGTCATCAGCTACCTCCCTATTCACCTCAAGATATTCTTGATTTCTGCTCTAAATCTCTACCTAAGAGTAATATGACTCTAGAGGTTATTTTGATTGGTTTTAGCGCAGGAGTAGTAGGAATACAATCAGTAGCGACAAGGTTAGATAAAAATCAAGTAAAAGTCAAAGCTTTAATCGCTATCGATGGTTGGGGAGTTCCCTTATGGGGAGATTTTCCTACCTATAGAATTAGTCACGACTATTTTACTCATTGGAGTTCAACTATACTAGGTGCAGGAAATGAGAGTTTTTATGCAGATCCACCAGTAGATCATCTCCAGTTATGGCGATCGCCTCAAACTACCAAAGGTTGGAAAGTCAACAATAATGGTAGCAAAATAGCGACAACCGCCCTTAAATTCATTGAGGAGATATTAGAATCTTATAGAGATAATTATTAATTCCTAACAGAATTTCTCCTGGATTTATACTAACCATAGTATTAATTGTACCCAAGGATAATTGATATCTTGCTTTAATTTCACCTTCTAGATCTATACTCAGAATCATTCCCTCTCGATTAGCTAAAATATAACCCCAATCTTGGGGAATAACAAAATCAGGGATAAATTCTAAATTAAAACGAGATACTCTTAATGGTTTCAGATTAATTAATAAACCCTTATCTCCCTCTCTTCCTAACAGTAAATAAGGATAGCTTGGGTGAGTCACTAAATCTTCACAAGGAATAGCTAAACTATACCCTTCATACCAATTACCACGACGATTAAAAAAACTAAAAGTTGTCCTTTGGTCGTTTTCTTTAAATAAAGCTAAGCCATGATGAGTATCAAGACTGAGTACTTGATTAGGTAATCTAGTTAATGGTTTTTGCCAAAGAATACCTTGCTCTAATTTAAATAAGATTAACCCTGGATTAGGTAGATCATAAGCTATCGCTAACCATTTACCCTTACTTTCTACAGTTTTAATCAGAGTAGAAGCTTGTATATTTAACCGCAATTGTGCTTGATTATCTTTGATTTGATAAACCAAGTAATGATTATCCTGTTGACACCATACTAAATATCCAGTCGTTAAATTAATTATTGTTTCTTTCAGGATTATTTCTTCTTGATTGGGAGTAATAATAGTTTGGTCACTAGCTAGATAGAGTTGGTTATTGTCAGATAAAATACTGGTAATATTATGATTAGATTTACTGATTAATTCTACGGTTATATTTGAATAGTTATTAAGAATTGGTTTAGTTTGTAAGCGAGTTGCTTGAATAATTTCCAAAGCATTATTAACGCTATCTAACATAGCTTGAGTATTAGTAAAACGATGTTGGGGCAACTTTTCTAAAGCTTTCAAAATCAGAGAACGTAGGAAAAAAGGAACTTGATCAGGAATAGTGGGGATTTGATTAAGATGAGCTGCAATTAATTCTTTAGGTGTACCAGTAAAAGGTCTATTGCCAAGGATTAATTCATATAAAATAACTCCAACAGCGTATAAATCAGAAGCAGTAGAAAACTTACCATAGAAACGCTCAGGAGCCATATAAGCAGGAGAGCCAGTATCACCCATACTAACAGAATAATAATTTTCTTCCACAGCTTTAGCGATACCAAAATCAGAAATTTTAGCACTCCAACCCTGGGGAATTAAACAGAGTAAAATATTTTCGGGTTTGAGATCACAGTGGACAATTCCTCGACTATGAGTATGAACTAAACCAGAAAGAATATCTCGAACTATTTGTAAACTTTCGTAAAGTTTTAACTGATTTTTATTAATTAAATCTCTAAGACTTCCTCCCTCGCAGTAATCCATAATTAAATAGCGTTGAGATTGATAATGTTTGATTCCTTGACAGGAGACAATCTGAGGGTGATTGAGAGTAACTAGAAAACGTAACTCCCTTAAAAATTGTTGGGTGGAAAATCGTTTTAATTCGATGACTTTGATAGCTATTAATTCTTGTTGGAGATAATTATAAGCACAAAAAACCTGACCAAATTGTCCTCGTCCAATTAATCCTAAACAATAATATTGTGGTAGCTTAAGGGTTGGCATAAAATTAGTAAATCTACTGAGCAAAAAAATGAGTTTAAAAACCTAAATTAAACTCCTTGGCCTAAACGTGCAAGGATCTGTCAAATCTAATTGTACTGTGGTTACGTTAAGCTAGAAAAAAAGCTATTGAGAGTAAGTAATCGTGGACGCAGCAGCACAAGATAAAATTCTGGGCTATTTTATTGAAGAAGCCAAAGAACACCTAGAAACCATCGAGAAAGGGATTCTAGAGTTATCAACAGTGGTAAATGATTCCGAGAGAATTAACGAATTATTTCGCGCAGCTCACTCTTTAAAAGGGGGTGCAGCGATGCTGAATATTAGTAGTATTCAAAAAACATCACATCGTCTCGAAGATGCCTTTAAGATTCTCAGAGACGAAGAAGCAACAGTAGATCAGAAACTTGAGGAGTTATTTTGGGATGCTTATGATGTTTTACAAGATTTAATTGAACGTCTGCAAAGTGCATTAGGTTTACAAGAGGATGAAGCTGAGGCTATTGTAAAAGAAGCCGATCCTACTTTTGTAGAATTACAGCATTACCTAGAACAACAAAAAGGAACAGGTAAAAAAGAAGCTAAACCTACTCCTAGTAGTCTTGAAGCTGAAGTTGAAGCTGAAGATGATCATTATCAGGATATTATCGAGCAGCTACGAGAAATGCTGAAAATTTTTAAAGAACAACCTACACCAGATAATCGTCACCAATTGCAAGAAATCTGTACAGATTTGGGGATAGTAGCACCAGAAGTGCAAGGATGGCAAAATTTACTGACAGTATCAGCTAAAGCGATCGCTAACCCACAACATTCTTACCAATTATTAGCACCGGTAGTAATTAAAGAACTTAAACAAGCTGCAGATTATTTAGAATTAGGGGAAAAAGAACAAATCTCACCAACACCAGCTTTAGAAAGACTCGCGAATACCTCTACACCCCAAATTTTAATTACAGTAGAACCGCAAGCAGCCGCACAGGTTTTACTACAAGTTTTTAATCAAGCTCAAGTCTCTCAATTAGTTAATTTATTACAAAAATAATATTATGATGATACCCATTTGTTTTGTTTTAACCTGGATATTTTTATTAACTCTAGTCTCAACCTTATATAGTGCTTGCAATGATACCGCAGCTAGAGCCAAAAAAATGCACCAAATACCCTGTAGCAATTGTCAATATTTTACTAACGATTATCGTCTCAAGTGCACGATCCAACCTATGATAGCTAATACAGAACAAGCGATCGGTTGTCGAGATTATTGTCAAGTGAAATGAACATAGGTATCGTTGGTTTAGGTTTAATTGGTGGTTCTTTGGGTTTAGACTTGCGTAAGTTGGGTTTTTCTGTCTTGGGAGTATCTCGAAAAGAGGAAACCTGTAAACAAGCAGTAAAAATGGGTGCTGTAGATGAAGCTAGTCTAAATTTGAGCATATTAAATCAAGCTGAACTGATTTTTATCGCTACTCCCATAGCGGCGATCGCCCCAACTTTACATAATTTACTTCCCTATCTCTCCCCTGAGACGATTGTTACTGACGTAGGTTCAGTTAAAACAGAAATAGTGACTACTTGTGCACAATTATGGTATAATTTCATTGGTAGTCACCCCATGGCGGGTAAAATTGAACAAGGAATTACTGCAGCTCAAAATAATTTGTTTCAAAATACCCCCTATGTGAT is a window encoding:
- a CDS encoding serine/threonine protein kinase is translated as MPTLKLPQYYCLGLIGRGQFGQVFCAYNYLQQELIAIKVIELKRFSTQQFLRELRFLVTLNHPQIVSCQGIKHYQSQRYLIMDYCEGGSLRDLINKNQLKLYESLQIVRDILSGLVHTHSRGIVHCDLKPENILLCLIPQGWSAKISDFGIAKAVEENYYSVSMGDTGSPAYMAPERFYGKFSTASDLYAVGVILYELILGNRPFTGTPKELIAAHLNQIPTIPDQVPFFLRSLILKALEKLPQHRFTNTQAMLDSVNNALEIIQATRLQTKPILNNYSNITVELISKSNHNITSILSDNNQLYLASDQTIITPNQEEIILKETIINLTTGYLVWCQQDNHYLVYQIKDNQAQLRLNIQASTLIKTVESKGKWLAIAYDLPNPGLILFKLEQGILWQKPLTRLPNQVLSLDTHHGLALFKENDQRTTFSFFNRRGNWYEGYSLAIPCEDLVTHPSYPYLLLGREGDKGLLINLKPLRVSRFNLEFIPDFVIPQDWGYILANREGMILSIDLEGEIKARYQLSLGTINTMVSINPGEILLGINNYLYKILISPQ
- a CDS encoding histidine kinase, producing MDAAAQDKILGYFIEEAKEHLETIEKGILELSTVVNDSERINELFRAAHSLKGGAAMLNISSIQKTSHRLEDAFKILRDEEATVDQKLEELFWDAYDVLQDLIERLQSALGLQEDEAEAIVKEADPTFVELQHYLEQQKGTGKKEAKPTPSSLEAEVEAEDDHYQDIIEQLREMLKIFKEQPTPDNRHQLQEICTDLGIVAPEVQGWQNLLTVSAKAIANPQHSYQLLAPVVIKELKQAADYLELGEKEQISPTPALERLANTSTPQILITVEPQAAAQVLLQVFNQAQVSQLVNLLQK